One genomic segment of Theobroma cacao cultivar B97-61/B2 chromosome 6, Criollo_cocoa_genome_V2, whole genome shotgun sequence includes these proteins:
- the LOC18597303 gene encoding tRNA (guanine(9)-N1)-methyltransferase encodes NRIFLYYFWDFELITPVSLLIRQCYPFLPFWFFWVWIRNHDTQKGYAFYIFFLVFVFVFFFFYLFKQYPKPKGKKKSSPELNSTMEAAQKGQNCEENTSNPQPQPLSKSAQKKLLKQQKFEAKKAEKKAWMKEQKQRDAERKRKEWEEKLAGLSEDERLKLIDSRKELRRERMEKRSEERGQKIERLTKAKEKGQNIVVDLEFSHLMTHSEIHSLVQQIMYCYAVNGRSSVPAHLWLTGCQGEMETQLRRLPGFDKWIIEKEKQSYIQAFSDQKHNLVYLTADSETVLDELDLSKVYIVGGLVDRNRWKGITMKKAEEQGIHTAKLPIGTYMKMSSSQVLTVNQVIEILLKFLETRDWKASFFQVIPQRKRSEADSETCQELDGEECEEDNDESERKKKCIEETSHD; translated from the exons AATCGGATTTtcttatattatttttggGATTTTGAGCTAATTACTCCTGTTTCGCTTCTAATTAGGCAGTGTTACCCGTTTTTACCTTTTTGGTTCTTTTGGGTTTGGATCCGAAATCATGATACGCAGAAAGGGTATGcgttttatattttctttctcgtgtttgtttttgtctttttctttttctatctGTTCAAACAATACCCTAAACccaaagggaaaaaaaaatccagtCCAGAGCTAAACTCGACGATGGAGGCTGCACAGAAGGGGCAGAACTGCGAGGAAAACACTTCCAATCCCCAGCCTCAGCCTCTATCGAAGAGCGCCCAAAAGAAGCTCCTGAAGCAGCAGAAATTCGAGGCGAAGAAAGCAGAGAAGAAAGCATGGATGAAAGAGCAAAAACAGAGGGATGCAGAGAGGAAGCGAAAAGAATGGGAGGAGAAACTGGCTGGCCTAAGCGAAGACGAGAGGCTGAAACTGATAGATTCAAGGAAAGAATTGAGGAGAGAAAGAATGGAGAAAAGATCGGAGGAAAGAGGGCAGAAAATCGAGAGACTGACGAAAGCCAAAGAGAAGGGCCAAAACATTGTCGTCGATCTTGAGTTCTCTCATCTCATGACTCACTCTGAAATCCACAGCCTCGTTCAACAG ATTATGTATTGCTATGCAGTGAATGGAAGAAGCAGTGTCCCTGCTCACCTCTGGTTGACTGGATGTCAAGGGGAAATGGAAACTCAGTTGCGAAGGCTACCTGGATTTGATAAATGGATTATTGAGAAGGAAAAACAATCTTATATCCAAGCGTTTTCAGATCAGAAACATAACTTGGTTTATCTCACAGCAGATTCGGAAACTGTGTTAGATGAACTTGACCTTAGCAAAGTTTATATTGTTGGCGGATTGGTGGACAGAAATCGGTGGAAAGGTATAACCATGAAGAAAGCAGAGGAGCAGGGAATTCATACAGCAAAACTCCCCATTGGAACTTACATGAAGATGTCCAGTTCTCAG GTCCTAACTGTGAACCAAGTTATAGAGATACTCCTCAAGTTCTTGGAGACAAGAGATTGGAAAGCTTCCTTCTTTCAAGTAATTCCTCAGAGGAAAAGATCTGAAGCTGATTCAGAAACCTGTCAAGAATTAGATGGAGAAGAGTGCGAGGAGGATAATGATGAATctgagaggaaaaagaagtgCATTGAAGAAACTTCTCATGACTAG
- the LOC18597304 gene encoding scarecrow-like protein 13, whose protein sequence is MQTSQKHQTSACIRRLYHQPVQEMEALCLPHIQILDNNVCSDVGSQGTSVSFQTYKDQFFTLESSTATAGFVVYDSPSAVSISSSRSPFSPQGSQSYLSDPHHSPDNTYGSPFSGSSVVDDGNEWKHKLRELEISLLGPESDVIDSCNCCFSSGAHQAASMASFNCNQLVEMIPRLDLKQVLVACGQALHEGDMPTVAGLMHVLEKMVSVSGEPIQRLGAYVLEGLRARLESSGSSIYKALKCKEPTSSELMSYMHILSKVCPYWKFAYTSANVVIREVMEYEPKIHIIDFQIAQGTQWMFLIAALAKHPGGPPAIRITGIDDSQSNHARGGGLNIVGQRLSEFAKTYNVPFEFHDAAMSGCEVQLEHLKVQPGEALAVNFPYVLHHMPDESVSTWNHRDRLLRLVKSLSPKIVTLVEQESNTNTSPFFSRYLETLDYYTAMFESIDVACSRDDKQRISAEQHCVARDIVNMIACEGPERVERHELFGKWRSRFTMAGFSPYPLSSSVTMAVRDLLKDYNNNYRLEEREGALYLGWINRAMATSSAWR, encoded by the coding sequence ATGCAAACATCTCAGAAACACCAAACTTCAGCCTGTATCCGTAGGCTGTATCACCAACCTGTTCAGGAAATGGAGGCACTTTGTTTGCCTCATATTCAGATATTAGACAACAATGTATGCTCAGATGTTGGGAGCCAAGGAACCAGTGTTTCCTTTCAAACCTACAAGGATCAATTTTTTACCCTGGAATCATCCACTGCAACTGCTGGTTTTGTTGTCTATGATTCCCCTTCTGCTGTAAGCATCTCATCAAGCAGGAGCCCTTTCTCCCCACAAGGTTCTCAATCATACCTATCTGATCCTCATCATTCCCCTGACAATACTTATGGATCACCATTCAGTGGATCTTCTGTTGTTGATGATGGCAATGAATGGAAGCACAAGCTGAGGGAGCTGGAAATTTCCTTGTTGGGACCTGAATCAGATGTCATAGACAGCTGCAATTGCTGCTTCAGTAGTGGAGCCCACCAAGCTGCTTCAATGGCAAGCTTTAACTGCAATCAACTGGTGGAAATGATCCCTAGACTAGACTTGAAACAGGTTCTCGTTGCCTGTGGTCAAGCACTTCATGAGGGTGATATGCCAACAGTGGCAGGTTTAATGCATGTCTTGGAGAAAATGGTTTCAGTGTCTGGGGAACCAATCCAACGATTGGGTGCTTATGTGCTGGAAGGGCTTAGAGCAAGGTTGGAATCCTCAGGGAGTAGTATCTACAAAGCCCTGAAATGCAAAGAACCAACAAGCTCAGAACTAATGTCTTACATGCATATTCTCTCCAAGGTCTGTCCGTACTGGAAGTTTGCATACACATCAGCTAATGTTGTCATCAGGGAAGTCATGGAATATGAACCAAAAATTCACATCATTGATTTCCAAATAGCGCAAGGAACCCAGTGGATGTTCCTCATCGCAGCTCTTGCAAAACACCCTGGTGGGCCCCCGGCTATCCGTATAACTGGTATTGATGATTCTCAGTCAAATCATGCTCGAGGTGGGGGACTTAATATTGTGGGGCAGAGGCTATCAGAATTTGCTAAGACGTACAATGTGCCATTTGAGTTTCATGATGCTGCCATGTCTGGTTGTGAGGTTCAATTAGAGCATCTTAAGGTTCAACCTGGGGAAGCTCTAGCTGTGAATTTTCCATATGTGTTGCATCACATGCCAGATGAGAGTGTAAGCACCTGGAATCACAGAGATCGACTGTTGAGGTTGGTGAAGAGTTTGTCCCCCAAGATTGTCACTCTTGTGGAGCAAGAGTCCAATACCAACACATCCCCATTCTTTTCAAGGTACCTTGAGACACTGGATTATTACACAGCTATGTTTGAATCCATAGATGTAGCTTGTTCGAGAGATGACAAGCAGAGGATCAGTGCAGAGCAGCACTGCGTGGCTCGCGATATTGTGAATATGATTGCTTGCGAGGGGCCTGAGAGGGTGGAAAGGCATGAACTTTTTGGAAAGTGGAGGTCAAGATTCACCATGGCTGGTTTTTCTCCATATCCATTGAGTTCCTCAGTTACTATGGCTGTAAGGGATCTGTTGAAGGACTACAACAACAATTATAGACTTGAAGAGAGAGAAGGGGCTCTCTATCTTGGCTGGATAAACAGAGCTATGGCCACCTCTTCCGCGTGGAGGTGA
- the LOC18597305 gene encoding NADH-ubiquinone oxidoreductase 20.9 kDa subunit: MNTDITASAKPEYPVIDRNPPFTKVVGNFNTLDYLRFVTLTGVSVTVGYLSGIKPGLKGPSMVTGGLIGLMGGFMYAYQNSAGRLMGFFPNEGEVARYQKRGFKN, translated from the exons ATGAACACAGACATAACAGCTTCGGCAAAACCAGAGTACCCAGTTATAGATCGAAACCCTCCTTTTACCAAAGTCGTTGGCAATTTCAACACCCTCGATTACCTCCGTTTCGTTACACTCACTGGCGTTTCTGTCACCGTTGGATACCTCTCTG GGATAAAACCGGGATTAAAAGGGCCATCAATGGTGACAGGAGGGCTGATAGGGCTTATGGGAGGGTTTATGTATGCCTACCAGAACTCAGCGGGTCGACTCATGGGATTTTTCCCTAATGAGGGTGAGGTTGCTCGTTACCAGAAACGTGGATTCAAAAACtag